The stretch of DNA AGGCCGTGTTCCAGGGCGCGCTTGGATTCTTCAATCTGGTGGCGGGCTACCTCCGGCGGCACTTCCGCCAGGTGGGGGTGATCCACCGTATGGGCCCCGATGGTAAAGCCCGCTTCAGCAAGTTCCCGGATTTCGTGCCAATCCATCATTTTGTTTGCCGGCTGCAGTTTCTTTTCCACGTCAAAAAAGTTGGTGTTGCCGATGGCTTTGGAAACCACAAAGACTGTGCCGGTAAAGCCGTATTGCTTCATTATGGGATAAGCAAACTGATAGTTGTCTTTATAGCCGTCGTCAAAGGTAATGACAACCGGCTTGTCCGGCAGGTGCTTCCCCTTTTCAAAGTGATCTATCACGTCTTCCAAAGAAACAGTTTGATAACCGTTCTTAGACAGGTACCTCATCTGCCACTCAAATTTATCCGGCGGCACCCGCAGCCCCAGGCCGCCGGTGCGGGGGTCAGGGTTTACTTTATGGTACATTAAAATAGGGATGCCCTGTAACTGGGGGTAACGGGCATCCGAGGGGATGGCTTGCTTCTGATACCGGTACCACATGCCTGCGCCGGTAGCAAGTAGGGCTGCAACGGCCAGGCTGACCAGAAAGATTTTTTTTACTGCCGACACTCGGGCCACCTCCAAAAGAATATTCACGCAGGCCATGGCAACGGGCCGGTGCAAAGCCCCGGCCAGGCAGCTGAAAAACGCTGCCGGTAAGAGCCGGTCAGCGCTGCCGGGCCGGCCGGTAGATTTTCACCGGCGCCCGCTC from Desulforamulus hydrothermalis Lam5 = DSM 18033 encodes:
- a CDS encoding polysaccharide deacetylase family protein → MWYRYQKQAIPSDARYPQLQGIPILMYHKVNPDPRTGGLGLRVPPDKFEWQMRYLSKNGYQTVSLEDVIDHFEKGKHLPDKPVVITFDDGYKDNYQFAYPIMKQYGFTGTVFVVSKAIGNTNFFDVEKKLQPANKMMDWHEIRELAEAGFTIGAHTVDHPHLAEVPPEVARHQIEESKRALEHGLQKPVTVFAYPYGSYNDTVSELVKQAGYRAAVTTRLGLAKAGDNPFQLRRIRVTGHYSNEKFIEELHKY